The following is a genomic window from Devosia neptuniae.
AATACGACCGGGGCGACGACCGGGCAGGGCGGTTCACCCACTTTGGGCGACACCACCGGCACCTCGGCCACCCTCAGCCAGACCGAGATCGGGGCGCTGGTCGCCAAGATCAAGCAGTGCTGGTATCTGCTGCCCAATGAAGAGGCGAGCGGGGCCGAAGTCGTCGTCAATATGCGGCTCAAGCAGGATGGCTCGCTGGCCGATGTGCCGCGCATCGTCTCGGTCAGCCAGCAGCCCGAAGCCATCGGCATCGCCCAGAAGGCGGTGAGCGCGGTGGCCGGTTGCGGTCCCTACAGCATGCTCTCGGCAAACACTTATGACCAATGGCAGAATATCAACGTCACTTTGCGTCCGTGACATCTTGGAAGCGCCTTTGTCTGGCAGCATTGTCAACGAACGGCAGGAATGGAGACTGAAATGACCCTTCTCACCCGGCGCAACGCCCTCAAGCTCGGTCTGGCCGGCGGCATTGCCATGGCTGCAGCCGCCAAGGCCAGTGCCCAGCTCAATATCACGGTCGAGGGCGCCAATTTCCGGCCCCTACCGATCGCCATTCCCGATTTTGCCTCGAGCGATCCCACCTTCGGGCGCGAGATTGCCGAGATCGTGCGCAATAATCTGCGCCGTTCGGGCCTGTTCCAGCCGCTCGATCCGGCTTCGCTCCCCGTGCAGGTGGGCGATGTGAACGCCACGCCCGATTTCAACACCTGGCGCACCGCCAATGTGGATGCATTGGTGATGGGCGCGGTCGAGCGCGGCGGGCAGATTTCGTCCTCGGTGCGCGTATGGGACACCCGCCAGGGCGCCCAGGTGGTGGGCAGCAGCTACAATACCGATCCCAATTCCTCGCGCCGGGTCGGCCATATCATTTCTGACGCCATCTATTCCAACCTGACCGGCGGCGGCGGCTATTTCGATACCCGCGTAATCTACGTTGCCGAAAGCGGCCCCAAGGCCAATCGCGTGCGGCGCCTGGCCATTATGGATCAGGACGGCGCCAATTCGCAGTATCTGACCGATGGCAGCTCCATGGCGCTGACCCCGCGCTTTTCGCCCAATGGCGACATGGTCACCTATATGAATTTCGCCAATGGCAATCCGCAGGTCTTCCTGC
Proteins encoded in this region:
- the tolB gene encoding Tol-Pal system beta propeller repeat protein TolB, which translates into the protein MTLLTRRNALKLGLAGGIAMAAAAKASAQLNITVEGANFRPLPIAIPDFASSDPTFGREIAEIVRNNLRRSGLFQPLDPASLPVQVGDVNATPDFNTWRTANVDALVMGAVERGGQISSSVRVWDTRQGAQVVGSSYNTDPNSSRRVGHIISDAIYSNLTGGGGYFDTRVIYVAESGPKANRVRRLAIMDQDGANSQYLTDGSSMALTPRFSPNGDMVTYMNFANGNPQVFLLQLSTGRQQQLAAVGAMTFAPRFSPDGGTVAFSVEQGGATNIYSVSTGGGQPMQLTSGAAIDTGPSYSPDGSRILFESDRGGSPQIYMMGASGGNAQRISFGQGSYSTPVWSPNGDLIAFTRQSGGQFNIGVMNPDGSGERMLYSSFHAEGPTWAPNGRVIMFFQDPGGNDGPRLMSIDIWGRNLLTIPTDGYASDPAWSGLRA